The following proteins come from a genomic window of Nostoc sp. TCL26-01:
- a CDS encoding Uma2 family endonuclease, whose translation MLLELNRIYVPPGQTVLLRDVTWQELETILEELGEHRAARIAYDKGILEIMAPLPEHEDDKEIIGDLVKAFLEELDIEFRCLGSTTFKNQAMAQGIEPDQCFYIKNESKIRGKNRLDLTVDPPPDLALEIDITSRTHPHIYQALKVPELWQFARGKLKINILQDGVYVESPESLNFPGLTLIDIIPQYLEQSKIIGRNATLRAFRLWVRQQIQQL comes from the coding sequence ATGTTATTAGAATTAAATCGCATCTATGTTCCACCTGGGCAAACAGTATTGTTGCGGGATGTCACTTGGCAGGAATTGGAAACAATTCTCGAAGAATTAGGAGAACATCGCGCAGCACGTATTGCTTATGACAAGGGAATACTAGAAATTATGGCTCCATTGCCAGAACATGAAGATGATAAAGAAATTATTGGGGATTTAGTTAAAGCATTTTTGGAAGAATTAGATATTGAATTTAGATGCTTAGGTTCTACTACTTTCAAAAATCAAGCAATGGCGCAAGGGATCGAGCCTGATCAGTGTTTTTATATTAAAAATGAATCTAAAATTCGCGGTAAAAACAGACTGGATTTAACAGTAGATCCTCCGCCAGATTTAGCTTTAGAGATTGATATTACTTCTCGTACTCATCCTCATATTTACCAAGCGCTAAAAGTGCCGGAACTTTGGCAATTTGCCAGAGGTAAACTAAAAATTAATATTTTACAAGATGGTGTATACGTGGAGTCTCCAGAAAGTTTAAATTTTCCTGGATTAACTTTGATTGATATCATTCCCCAGTATCTTGAGCAAAGTAAAATTATCGGTAGAAATGCAACTTTGAGAGCTTTTCGTCTGTGGGTAAGACAGCAAATACAACAGTTATGA
- the msrB gene encoding peptide-methionine (R)-S-oxide reductase MsrB, with product MNKRYFLQTGAALVGTVLFAPHILQRSSIMAASNTKFEITKPEKEWQTILTPEQFRVLRQHGTERAFTSPLDKQYAEGTYVCAACGQPLFTSDTKFNSGTGWPSFFTPIEGAIGTTVDKSFFMTRIEVHCSRCGGHLGHVFDDGPAPTGKRYCMNGVSLNFVPA from the coding sequence ATGAACAAGCGCTATTTTTTACAAACTGGTGCTGCATTGGTTGGCACAGTTTTGTTCGCACCCCATATTTTACAAAGGTCAAGCATCATGGCAGCTTCTAATACTAAATTTGAAATTACCAAGCCTGAGAAAGAATGGCAAACAATTTTAACCCCAGAACAGTTTCGTGTATTGCGGCAACATGGAACGGAAAGGGCTTTTACTAGTCCACTGGATAAACAGTATGCTGAGGGTACTTATGTCTGTGCTGCTTGCGGACAGCCTTTGTTTACATCAGACACCAAATTTAACAGTGGTACTGGCTGGCCTAGTTTTTTCACTCCCATTGAGGGTGCAATTGGTACTACTGTAGATAAGTCTTTTTTCATGACCAGAATTGAAGTACATTGCAGCCGTTGTGGCGGACATCTCGGTCATGTTTTTGATGATGGCCCTGCACCCACAGGTAAGCGCTACTGTATGAATGGTGTATCGTTAAACTTTGTGCCTGCATAA
- a CDS encoding histidine phosphatase family protein, translating to MSLNLYLLRHGQTDCSRKNSFCGSIDSQLTLEGLEMAKAFASAYSSIPWTAIFCSPMQRTIDTAKPLCEAIGMQPELRDGLKEINYGKWEGKTPEQVNVEYHDDYIRWSADPAWYAPTDGEMAITIASRAMNVIEEIKHLYSSGNVLVVAHKATIRIILCSLLGIDVGRFRYRLGCPVGSVSLVEFTTHGPILKTLAERTHLDERLRNLPGT from the coding sequence GTGAGTCTAAATCTTTATTTGCTGCGTCACGGACAGACAGATTGTAGTCGGAAAAATTCATTTTGTGGTTCCATTGATTCTCAACTGACTCTAGAAGGCTTAGAAATGGCAAAAGCCTTTGCATCTGCCTATAGTTCTATTCCTTGGACAGCAATTTTTTGTAGTCCCATGCAGCGCACTATCGACACAGCTAAACCTTTGTGTGAAGCAATAGGAATGCAACCAGAACTACGAGATGGTTTAAAAGAAATTAATTACGGTAAATGGGAAGGAAAAACTCCAGAACAAGTCAATGTGGAATACCATGATGATTATATTCGCTGGTCTGCTGATCCAGCTTGGTATGCTCCCACTGATGGCGAAATGGCAATTACAATTGCTTCTCGTGCTATGAATGTGATTGAAGAAATTAAACATCTTTATAGTAGTGGTAATGTTTTAGTGGTTGCCCATAAAGCTACTATTAGAATTATCCTGTGTAGTTTGTTAGGAATTGATGTAGGACGTTTTCGTTATCGTTTGGGATGTCCTGTTGGTTCCGTGAGTTTGGTAGAATTTACTACTCATGGCCCAATTTTAAAAACTTTAGCTGAACGGACTCATTTAGATGAACGTTTGCGAAATTTGCCAGGTACTTGA
- a CDS encoding carotenoid oxygenase family protein: MTTTAVNPYLDGNFAPVKAEITTETLKVIGEIPPTLSGMFVRNGPNPHWQPIGQYHWFDGDGMLHGVRIGHNQASYRNRYVRTQRWQRENQAGKAIWTGLMEPPQPELPSHNTGNTALIWHAGQLFALWEGGAPHAIKVPELDTIGEYIYNGKLASAFTAHPKVDPITGEMMFFGYSFAPPYLHYSVVSVTGELVSTVPIDLPMSVMMHDFAITENYTIFMDLPLTFNPERIQTGKPMLMFESDRSSRFGILPRHGNNSNIRWFETPSCYIFHTLNAYEDQDEVVLIACRMSSTTVLGSPDAKLDSQADTPRLHRWRFNLTTGKVAEEMLDDVASEFPRINENFLGQPNQYGYTGKMAKSSLPLFDGIIKYDFRNGKSQTHEYGRERYGGEPVFVPNPSSTAEDDGWLVTYVYDTAEDCSELVIINAQDVTSEAIARILIPQRIPYGFHGAWISEEQLNFRSLSTDL; encoded by the coding sequence ATGACGACCACAGCAGTCAATCCCTATCTGGATGGTAATTTTGCCCCTGTTAAGGCAGAAATCACTACCGAGACTCTCAAAGTTATCGGGGAAATCCCACCTACATTATCAGGTATGTTTGTCCGTAATGGCCCCAATCCCCATTGGCAACCCATTGGTCAATATCATTGGTTTGATGGGGATGGAATGTTGCATGGTGTCAGAATCGGTCATAATCAAGCCAGCTATCGCAATCGCTACGTCCGTACTCAAAGATGGCAAAGAGAAAATCAGGCTGGTAAAGCTATCTGGACTGGTTTGATGGAACCACCGCAGCCAGAACTCCCTAGTCACAACACTGGTAATACAGCTTTAATCTGGCACGCGGGACAATTATTCGCACTGTGGGAAGGTGGCGCACCTCATGCAATTAAAGTACCTGAGTTAGACACTATAGGGGAGTATATCTACAACGGTAAACTAGCTTCTGCCTTTACTGCTCATCCTAAAGTAGATCCCATCACAGGCGAAATGATGTTTTTTGGTTACTCATTCGCGCCACCATACTTACATTACAGCGTAGTTTCTGTCACTGGGGAATTAGTCAGCACAGTACCGATTGATTTACCGATGAGTGTGATGATGCACGACTTTGCCATCACTGAGAACTATACAATTTTTATGGATTTGCCCCTAACTTTTAATCCAGAACGGATACAAACAGGGAAACCCATGTTGATGTTTGAGAGCGATCGCTCTAGTCGCTTCGGTATTTTACCCCGTCATGGTAACAACAGTAATATTCGCTGGTTTGAAACTCCCTCTTGTTATATCTTTCATACCCTCAACGCCTATGAAGATCAAGACGAGGTAGTATTAATTGCTTGTCGCATGAGTTCCACTACTGTTTTAGGTTCTCCAGATGCCAAACTAGACTCACAAGCAGATACCCCCCGCTTACATCGCTGGCGGTTTAATTTAACCACTGGGAAAGTTGCGGAAGAAATGCTGGATGATGTCGCTTCAGAATTTCCCCGCATTAATGAGAACTTTTTAGGACAACCAAACCAATATGGTTACACTGGCAAAATGGCAAAAAGTTCTCTACCTTTGTTCGATGGCATCATTAAATATGACTTCCGCAATGGTAAATCTCAAACTCATGAATACGGAAGAGAACGCTACGGTGGCGAACCTGTATTTGTGCCAAATCCTAGTAGCACAGCAGAGGATGATGGCTGGTTGGTTACTTATGTTTATGATACTGCTGAAGATTGTTCAGAATTAGTGATAATTAATGCTCAAGATGTGACTAGTGAAGCGATCGCACGAATCTTAATTCCTCAGCGCATACCCTATGGTTTTCATGGTGCTTGGATCTCTGAAGAACAGTTAAATTTTCGCAGCCTATCAACTGATTTGTAG
- a CDS encoding FIST signal transduction protein gives MLRVVVGHSDDPDSENAIAEVLQQCSDSLAGTIPQAGLLFTAIDFDHKLILQTIQDTYPGIELIGGTTNGEISSIMEFQQDSVALMLFAADEVEIYSGVGREASKDPALAAQQAIAQATAKSTSPPQLCLTFPDSLTSNGVLILEGLKQSLGDHVPIIGGMAADDYTFAKTYQFFQNEVLSDAVPVLLFSGKLLFSSGVASGWSPISQRSRVTKVDGNIVYEIDGQRALDFYQHYLGVEGFAANYAIHALAVFEDEDHFYMRAPNAYDQISGSVTFFSDIPEQAVVQITDATRDNILAASEVSLKNAFAHYPGVEPTAAILISCAARRRILGTFAKQEYRLVQTHLPKALPCCGFYAYGEIAPLVDRGQTQFHNKTFVTLLLGTT, from the coding sequence GTGCTGCGAGTTGTTGTTGGTCATAGTGACGATCCCGATTCTGAAAATGCGATCGCTGAAGTGCTTCAGCAATGTAGTGATTCCCTTGCTGGCACAATTCCGCAAGCTGGACTCTTGTTTACCGCCATAGACTTTGATCACAAGTTAATTTTGCAAACTATCCAAGATACTTATCCGGGAATTGAGTTAATTGGCGGGACGACAAATGGGGAAATCTCTTCAATTATGGAGTTTCAGCAAGATTCTGTAGCTTTAATGCTATTTGCTGCGGATGAGGTGGAAATTTACTCAGGTGTAGGCCGAGAAGCATCGAAAGATCCAGCCCTAGCAGCCCAACAAGCGATCGCCCAAGCCACTGCCAAGAGTACATCCCCACCACAACTATGTCTCACATTTCCTGATAGTCTGACTAGTAATGGAGTATTGATTTTAGAGGGTTTAAAACAAAGTTTGGGAGATCATGTTCCTATTATTGGGGGCATGGCTGCCGATGACTATACTTTTGCAAAAACTTACCAATTTTTCCAGAATGAAGTATTAAGCGATGCAGTACCAGTGTTACTGTTCTCTGGTAAACTACTATTCTCCTCCGGTGTAGCTAGTGGTTGGAGTCCCATCAGTCAACGTAGCCGTGTCACAAAAGTCGATGGCAACATAGTCTATGAAATTGATGGACAGCGTGCGTTAGATTTCTACCAACACTATCTCGGTGTAGAAGGTTTTGCGGCAAACTATGCTATTCATGCTCTCGCAGTTTTTGAAGATGAAGACCATTTCTATATGCGTGCGCCCAACGCCTACGATCAAATTTCTGGGAGTGTGACATTTTTCTCAGATATTCCTGAACAAGCAGTTGTCCAGATTACTGATGCGACTCGTGACAATATTTTAGCAGCATCAGAAGTATCCCTAAAAAATGCTTTCGCCCATTATCCGGGTGTGGAACCAACAGCCGCCATATTAATTTCCTGTGCAGCCCGACGGCGAATTTTAGGAACTTTTGCCAAACAAGAGTATCGGCTTGTCCAAACTCATTTACCCAAAGCATTGCCTTGTTGTGGGTTCTATGCTTACGGTGAAATTGCGCCTTTAGTAGACAGAGGGCAAACACAATTTCATAACAAGACGTTTGTCACACTGTTATTGGGAACAACCTGA